A part of Sulfurifustis variabilis genomic DNA contains:
- a CDS encoding ABC transporter ATP-binding protein codes for MPKIIEIRNATVYRDETRVFDGLSLDVEAGGHTAILGPNGSGKSTLLKLLSQELYPAAEDGTHVRLFGQERWNVWELRRRLGIVSNDLQHRYTGYALGLNVVLSGLYSSIDVWPHEHFRPEEIERANRLMETLGVAELKDRPFDAMSTGQQRRLLLGRALIQDPDALVLDEPTSGLDLRASFLYLDIVRALMRAGKTVILVTHHLYEIPPEITRVVLLKQGRVIADGPKHRVLTSAALSALFELPIKLIEVDGSYQAIPGNG; via the coding sequence ATGCCGAAGATCATCGAGATCCGGAACGCCACGGTCTACCGCGACGAGACCCGCGTCTTCGACGGCCTGTCACTCGACGTCGAAGCGGGCGGGCACACCGCCATACTGGGTCCGAACGGTTCGGGCAAGTCGACCCTGCTCAAGCTCCTGTCGCAGGAGCTTTATCCCGCCGCGGAGGACGGGACGCACGTCCGGCTCTTCGGGCAGGAGCGCTGGAACGTCTGGGAGTTGCGGCGCCGTCTCGGCATCGTCTCGAACGACCTGCAGCACCGCTACACGGGCTACGCGCTCGGCCTGAACGTCGTCCTCTCCGGTCTCTATTCGAGCATCGATGTCTGGCCGCACGAGCATTTCAGGCCCGAGGAGATCGAGCGCGCGAACCGCCTGATGGAGACGCTCGGCGTTGCCGAGCTCAAGGACCGGCCGTTCGACGCGATGTCGACCGGCCAGCAGCGGCGGCTGCTGCTCGGGCGCGCGCTCATCCAGGATCCCGACGCCCTGGTGCTCGACGAGCCGACGAGCGGGCTCGATTTGCGCGCGAGCTTTCTCTACCTCGACATCGTCCGAGCGCTGATGCGCGCCGGCAAGACGGTGATTCTCGTCACGCACCACCTCTACGAGATCCCGCCCGAAATCACGCGGGTGGTGCTTCTGAAGCAGGGCCGCGTCATCGCCGACGGCCCCAAGCACCGCGTGCTCACGAGCGCGGCGCTCAGCGCTCTGTTCGAGTTGCCGATCAAGCTGATCGAAGTCGACGGCTCGTATCAGGCGATCCCGGGAAACGGCTGA